A genomic region of Fervidobacterium gondwanense DSM 13020 contains the following coding sequences:
- a CDS encoding L-Ala-D/L-Glu epimerase → MGKIKSVKFILNRFEYVKPFHITNNVSYDTQNIEVVVELDNGIKGYGEASPSFRVNGEKVSALMGFESVVNEMIVGMDVRNYRQIFDVTDKLFGAPSVKAAVQYAVLDAFSEEIGTPVYQILGGAKTKIETDYTVSIGTLEERVEDAKSVVERGHRVIKIKVGENLEEDIEAIKAIYEVSKGCKYIVDANTGYTPKQAVKFVTEIYRAGIDISVFEQPVGMHDIDGLKYVRWNSPFPVAADESARTKYDVMRLIKEEAVDYINIKLMKSGISDALAIVEMVRAANLRLMLGCMAESSLGVNQSVHFALGTGAFDFHDLDSPLMLKEPQFRGKYKVDVPYYYV, encoded by the coding sequence ATGGGCAAAATCAAATCCGTTAAGTTCATTTTGAACAGGTTCGAATACGTTAAACCGTTTCACATTACGAATAACGTATCGTACGATACGCAGAATATCGAGGTTGTTGTCGAACTAGACAACGGGATAAAGGGCTACGGTGAGGCATCGCCTTCGTTCAGGGTGAATGGCGAAAAAGTCAGCGCACTTATGGGTTTTGAGAGTGTTGTCAACGAGATGATAGTCGGGATGGATGTGAGAAATTACAGGCAGATATTCGATGTGACAGACAAACTCTTCGGAGCTCCGAGTGTAAAGGCGGCAGTCCAGTACGCTGTACTCGATGCATTTAGCGAGGAAATCGGCACGCCCGTATATCAAATCCTCGGCGGAGCAAAGACGAAAATTGAAACTGATTATACGGTGAGTATAGGTACTCTTGAAGAGCGTGTGGAAGATGCGAAGAGTGTTGTTGAGCGGGGGCATAGAGTCATAAAGATCAAGGTAGGCGAGAATTTGGAAGAAGATATCGAAGCGATCAAGGCTATATACGAAGTCTCGAAAGGGTGTAAATACATAGTCGACGCCAATACAGGCTATACTCCAAAACAAGCTGTGAAGTTTGTCACCGAAATCTATCGGGCAGGAATTGATATTTCTGTGTTTGAACAACCTGTCGGAATGCATGATATAGACGGTTTGAAGTACGTACGTTGGAATTCACCGTTTCCTGTTGCGGCTGATGAAAGTGCGAGAACAAAGTACGATGTTATGAGACTTATCAAAGAAGAGGCAGTTGACTATATCAACATAAAGCTTATGAAATCGGGCATCAGCGATGCACTTGCGATTGTTGAGATGGTGAGAGCTGCGAACCTCAGGCTTATGCTTGGCTGTATGGCTGAATCGAGCTTGGGCGTTAACCAGAGCGTCCACTTTGCACTTGGAACGGGCGCATTTGATTTCCACGATTTGGATAGCCCGCTAATGCTGAAAGAACCGCAGTTCAGAGGTAAGTACAAAGTCGACGTTCCGTATTATTACGTTTGA
- a CDS encoding transglutaminase-like domain-containing protein, which translates to MDFLTYPIPDGLKKDIYMGFLKKAEEQIQMILEHRLPPQMRQRLRFELFRIKLLRRTYKWNEKEAFSIFKKTFKGATKPEFEILTKQGKLDWMYIDGQRYYESRFDKNLAFNDRDYKAKQRVDKDVLKRRELINKAVERLLKYGEPKKYRVRARISLKHENPVEEKVRVWLPFPKEGYQQEDVKLINASHEHEIADNSVGQRTVYMEGKDSDTFSVEFEYTVSEWIGTRGIWKEKPTKEDTSEKPPHIVFTPFIKSLVESIFHDVDYKKLDDITIARKIYDFVTLNVNYSYVLPYAMYNNIPEYVGTMFKGDCGFQALLFITLCRAVGIPARWQSGWSITPIGASSHDWALVYLEKYGWVPVDLSFGGSRRDQEPMRIFYFTNLDGFRMFANTEFQGEFYPSKKSWRLDPYDNQTGEMEIIAKEEDGYVIDLESKIEVLKFEEL; encoded by the coding sequence ATGGACTTTTTGACTTATCCAATTCCGGATGGATTGAAGAAGGATATCTATATGGGCTTTTTGAAAAAGGCAGAAGAGCAAATTCAGATGATTTTGGAACACCGATTACCACCGCAGATGAGGCAGAGACTGAGGTTTGAGCTGTTTAGAATCAAGCTTTTAAGGAGAACCTACAAATGGAACGAAAAAGAAGCTTTTTCAATTTTCAAAAAGACCTTCAAAGGTGCAACGAAACCGGAATTTGAGATTTTAACAAAACAGGGAAAACTTGACTGGATGTACATAGACGGTCAGAGGTACTACGAAAGCAGATTCGACAAAAACCTTGCTTTTAACGATAGGGATTATAAAGCAAAACAAAGAGTCGATAAGGACGTTTTGAAGAGAAGAGAATTGATTAACAAAGCGGTTGAAAGACTTCTGAAGTACGGTGAACCGAAAAAGTACAGGGTGAGAGCAAGGATAAGCCTGAAACACGAGAATCCTGTAGAAGAAAAAGTTCGGGTTTGGTTACCGTTTCCGAAAGAAGGATATCAGCAAGAAGATGTTAAACTGATAAATGCGAGTCATGAACATGAGATTGCTGATAATTCAGTCGGGCAGAGAACAGTATACATGGAAGGTAAGGATTCTGATACTTTCAGCGTTGAGTTCGAGTACACAGTGAGTGAATGGATAGGGACAAGAGGTATTTGGAAAGAAAAACCCACAAAAGAAGATACCTCAGAAAAGCCACCTCACATCGTCTTCACTCCTTTTATAAAATCCCTCGTAGAGTCTATCTTTCACGATGTGGATTACAAGAAGCTTGATGATATAACTATCGCAAGGAAGATATACGATTTCGTAACGCTGAACGTCAACTACTCATATGTCTTACCGTACGCGATGTATAATAACATTCCTGAATACGTTGGTACTATGTTCAAAGGAGACTGTGGATTCCAAGCGCTGCTTTTCATAACTCTGTGTAGGGCTGTTGGTATTCCAGCAAGATGGCAGTCCGGCTGGAGCATTACACCAATCGGTGCATCTTCTCACGACTGGGCGCTTGTTTACCTAGAAAAGTACGGATGGGTTCCTGTTGATTTGTCATTTGGCGGTTCGAGGCGAGATCAGGAACCAATGCGCATATTCTACTTCACCAACCTTGATGGGTTTAGGATGTTCGCAAATACGGAATTCCAAGGAGAATTTTATCCATCGAAGAAATCTTGGAGACTTGATCCGTACGATAACCAGACAGGCGAGATGGAAATAATTGCCAAAGAGGAAGATGGATACGTCATCGATTTGGAAAGCAAGATAGAGGTTCTAAAGTTCGAAGAACTATGA
- a CDS encoding ABC transporter substrate-binding protein produces MKKLMVLVLFVFVSISFAANYVNAYTTLEEPLAKVLFAEFEKETGIKVNWIRLSTGEVLARLEAEKNNPQASIWVGGVGVFHVEAKLKGFTTPYKAPYSQFIDPKFKDPDGYWIGLYVGPLAFATNKNKAKELGINPPKSWADLLKPEYKGLIRMANPNTSGTAYNVITTMVNIYKRDENKVFDYLKKLDANVNMYTKSGSAPGKDCAIGETTIAIGYLHDLVKLQKEGAPIIITLPADGSGYEIAAMSLIKGGKEPLEAKKLYNWILGDKAQGIIASWYVIPLSPKAPKNKVVYKLEDINLIQQDLLWEAQNRERLIDRWNKEIGK; encoded by the coding sequence ATGAAAAAATTGATGGTATTAGTACTTTTTGTTTTTGTGAGTATTTCTTTTGCAGCGAACTACGTTAATGCTTATACTACGCTTGAAGAACCGCTTGCAAAGGTCCTCTTTGCAGAGTTCGAAAAGGAAACAGGAATAAAAGTTAACTGGATCAGGTTGTCGACTGGCGAGGTCCTTGCAAGGCTTGAAGCGGAGAAAAACAACCCACAGGCATCGATCTGGGTCGGCGGTGTTGGCGTGTTCCACGTAGAAGCGAAACTCAAAGGCTTTACAACGCCCTACAAAGCACCATACAGTCAGTTCATAGACCCGAAATTCAAAGACCCAGACGGATACTGGATAGGCCTTTACGTTGGTCCTCTTGCATTTGCGACGAACAAGAACAAGGCAAAGGAACTCGGAATCAACCCACCAAAGAGCTGGGCTGATCTACTAAAACCAGAGTACAAGGGACTTATAAGAATGGCAAATCCAAATACATCTGGTACGGCTTACAACGTTATTACAACGATGGTTAACATTTACAAGAGAGACGAAAACAAGGTATTTGATTATCTGAAGAAATTAGACGCAAACGTAAACATGTATACAAAATCTGGTTCTGCACCAGGTAAAGATTGTGCAATTGGTGAAACTACGATAGCAATTGGCTATCTCCACGACCTTGTAAAACTTCAAAAAGAAGGAGCACCTATAATAATTACGTTGCCAGCAGACGGAAGTGGTTACGAAATCGCAGCGATGTCACTTATCAAGGGCGGAAAAGAGCCACTGGAGGCTAAGAAACTCTACAACTGGATACTCGGCGATAAAGCGCAAGGTATAATAGCCAGCTGGTATGTCATTCCGCTTTCACCAAAAGCTCCGAAAAATAAGGTTGTCTACAAGCTTGAAGATATAAACTTGATACAGCAAGACCTACTTTGGGAAGCGCAGAACAGAGAGAGGTTAATAGACAGATGGAACAAAGAAATTGGAAAATAA
- a CDS encoding alkaline phosphatase, giving the protein MFGVRAKFLSILLVIFLSVVALSLNIIYLVGDGMSFNQLLLASILEGRVLTTMTLPYTAITTTYSYDSWVTDSAPAGTALFSGFKTLNRAIGVFPNGEPITSIFEIAKNGGYKIGLAVTCRVTHATPASVYGHVSNRDDELTLAKQLAESGTVDVVFGGGWQWFLPTANGGRRTDGMNLIELMKQKGYEYVNSIDGLKSASSDKVLGLFAASHLEPVSSRPSSQPTLDLMTTKALEILSKSGEPFMLMVEGSQIDWEAHSNDFYGVWKETVEFDNAVKVALEFAKKDGNTLVIVTGDHETGGLSLSKGGYSINVELARKAKGTTQMFLSQYNISDKEKFVQGIKDWYGISISDAEYETLRKVSSSNLRRELARFVSEKVGFGWTTWDHTAAPVPVYAFGPGAQYFVGFMDNTDIPKLILKLTGLSTIKFPVVSAAGN; this is encoded by the coding sequence ATGTTTGGAGTAAGAGCTAAGTTCTTGAGTATTCTCTTAGTCATTTTCCTTTCCGTTGTAGCACTTTCGCTTAACATCATTTACTTAGTCGGAGATGGGATGTCGTTCAACCAGCTCTTGCTTGCAAGTATTCTCGAAGGTAGAGTTCTAACAACGATGACGTTGCCATACACGGCGATTACAACAACTTATTCATACGATTCATGGGTCACAGATTCGGCACCGGCTGGAACTGCACTATTCAGTGGTTTTAAGACACTCAACAGGGCGATTGGTGTCTTTCCGAACGGAGAACCTATAACGTCTATCTTTGAAATTGCGAAGAACGGGGGATATAAGATAGGCTTAGCAGTTACGTGTAGAGTAACTCATGCAACGCCTGCTTCGGTGTATGGGCATGTCAGCAATAGAGACGACGAGCTTACTCTTGCAAAACAATTGGCTGAATCCGGAACGGTTGACGTTGTATTTGGTGGCGGGTGGCAGTGGTTCCTTCCAACAGCAAACGGTGGGAGAAGAACGGATGGAATGAATTTAATTGAATTAATGAAGCAGAAGGGTTATGAGTATGTAAATTCAATCGATGGGTTGAAGTCTGCATCATCAGATAAGGTGTTAGGTTTATTCGCAGCAAGTCATTTGGAACCTGTAAGCAGTAGACCTTCATCTCAACCAACTCTCGATTTGATGACTACAAAGGCGCTTGAAATTCTTTCGAAAAGTGGTGAACCATTCATGCTAATGGTAGAAGGTTCACAGATAGACTGGGAAGCACATTCTAACGATTTCTACGGTGTGTGGAAAGAAACTGTTGAATTTGATAATGCTGTAAAGGTTGCGCTTGAATTTGCTAAGAAAGATGGAAACACGCTGGTAATAGTAACTGGGGACCACGAAACAGGTGGGTTGTCACTTTCAAAAGGTGGATACTCTATAAATGTTGAACTTGCAAGAAAGGCCAAGGGAACGACACAGATGTTCCTGAGCCAGTACAACATTTCAGACAAAGAGAAATTCGTGCAGGGAATCAAAGATTGGTATGGAATTTCGATATCGGATGCAGAATACGAAACTCTTAGAAAAGTGTCATCAAGCAACCTGAGAAGGGAACTTGCAAGATTTGTCAGCGAAAAGGTAGGATTTGGCTGGACAACATGGGACCACACCGCTGCGCCAGTTCCAGTTTATGCGTTCGGCCCAGGTGCACAATATTTTGTCGGTTTCATGGATAACACAGATATCCCAAAACTTATATTAAAGCTCACAGGATTATCTACTATAAAATTCCCTGTAGTCTCAGCTGCTGGAAATTGA
- a CDS encoding nucleotide-binding protein: MRKFVVALLLLLSVAFFAAKIADIYKVKEGETVEATGIVLAPVGVLGTLTTYIQDETAGIMLYGNRLPADLKVGQVIKVVGKTKIYYDILEIIPDKVEIIGTATPTAVELKDGDFKKYLSNLVNVVGTVKSVEKYQFTVKTDKFEILIYIRKEVPFNVSTLKVGDKVSVTGVMYLYKGMYEILPRTPEDIKKF, from the coding sequence ATGAGAAAGTTCGTAGTCGCACTTCTGCTTCTACTCAGTGTTGCATTCTTTGCAGCGAAGATTGCGGATATCTACAAGGTTAAAGAAGGGGAAACGGTAGAGGCAACAGGTATTGTGCTCGCACCTGTTGGTGTTCTCGGAACGTTGACAACTTACATACAAGATGAAACTGCAGGTATCATGCTCTACGGGAACCGCTTACCAGCTGATTTAAAAGTTGGACAAGTGATTAAAGTTGTCGGCAAAACAAAGATTTACTATGATATTCTAGAGATCATACCTGACAAAGTCGAAATAATTGGGACAGCAACACCGACAGCGGTTGAACTTAAAGACGGAGATTTTAAGAAATATCTTTCAAATCTTGTAAACGTTGTAGGTACTGTGAAATCGGTTGAAAAATATCAGTTTACTGTAAAGACTGATAAGTTTGAAATTTTGATTTATATAAGAAAAGAAGTACCGTTTAATGTCAGCACACTAAAAGTAGGCGATAAAGTTTCGGTAACTGGTGTTATGTACTTATACAAAGGCATGTACGAAATTCTTCCAAGAACACCAGAAGATATAAAGAAATTCTGA
- the pruA gene encoding L-glutamate gamma-semialdehyde dehydrogenase, which translates to MYEATDWTIIPPFKNEPVTDFSKPENEAKMKEALEKVYREFGKEYDIVIGGKAYKTEKKIKSINPSKPEEIVGIANSANEELAEKALEAAWEAFKTWSRTPAHVRAEYLLKAAKRIKERKFEFDAVMVYEVGKNWGEADADTSEAIDFLEFYAREMLRYASEQPVVRIPGEYNELRYIPLGVGIVIPPWNFPLAILVGMTSAAIVTGNTVVLKPASDSPIIAAKFFEVLQEVGLPDGVVNFLTGSGALAGEFLVKHPKTRFISFTGSKDVGLRIHELAAKPQPGQIWIKRTVLEMGGKDAVVVDETADLDAAAEGIIVSAFGFQGQKCSAGSRAVIVKDVYDTLVEKVIERAKKITIGDVRYKENWLGPVVNKSSMEKIMAYIEIGKKEGQLIFGGNAREDLGGYFIEPTIFKDVAWDARIAQEEIFGPVLAIIKAEDFDDALRIANATEYGLTGSLYSRDRSRIERAKEEFHVGNLYFNRKSTGALVGVHPFGGFNMSGTDSKAGGRDYLGLFLQAKAISERI; encoded by the coding sequence ATGTACGAGGCTACGGATTGGACGATCATACCACCATTCAAAAACGAACCTGTGACTGACTTTTCAAAACCAGAAAACGAAGCGAAGATGAAAGAAGCTCTCGAAAAAGTCTACAGGGAGTTCGGAAAAGAGTACGACATCGTCATCGGAGGAAAAGCGTACAAGACGGAAAAAAAGATCAAATCAATTAACCCGAGCAAGCCGGAAGAAATCGTCGGAATTGCGAACAGCGCAAACGAAGAGCTTGCAGAAAAAGCGCTCGAAGCTGCATGGGAAGCGTTCAAGACATGGAGCAGAACACCAGCACACGTACGAGCAGAGTACCTGCTCAAAGCGGCGAAAAGAATCAAAGAGAGAAAATTCGAATTCGACGCAGTTATGGTCTACGAAGTTGGCAAGAACTGGGGTGAAGCAGATGCTGACACATCTGAAGCGATAGATTTCTTGGAATTCTACGCAAGGGAAATGCTAAGGTACGCTTCAGAACAGCCGGTTGTCAGGATTCCAGGCGAATACAACGAACTCAGGTATATACCACTCGGCGTTGGCATAGTCATTCCACCATGGAACTTCCCACTTGCGATACTCGTTGGAATGACGAGTGCTGCGATTGTAACGGGTAACACAGTAGTTTTAAAACCGGCAAGCGACAGCCCTATAATAGCTGCGAAATTCTTCGAAGTATTGCAAGAAGTGGGCTTGCCCGATGGAGTTGTCAACTTTTTGACAGGAAGCGGAGCTCTTGCGGGAGAATTCTTAGTCAAGCACCCAAAGACGAGGTTCATAAGCTTCACGGGTTCAAAAGATGTTGGATTGCGCATCCACGAACTCGCTGCAAAACCTCAGCCGGGACAGATATGGATTAAGAGAACGGTACTTGAAATGGGCGGAAAAGATGCTGTAGTTGTTGACGAGACAGCGGACCTTGATGCGGCGGCGGAAGGCATCATCGTCAGCGCATTCGGTTTCCAAGGTCAAAAATGCAGTGCAGGTAGCCGTGCTGTGATAGTAAAAGATGTTTACGATACACTTGTTGAAAAAGTAATCGAAAGGGCAAAGAAGATAACGATAGGTGATGTGAGGTACAAGGAAAACTGGCTCGGTCCAGTTGTCAACAAGAGCTCGATGGAAAAGATAATGGCATATATAGAGATAGGCAAGAAAGAAGGACAGCTGATATTTGGTGGAAACGCACGTGAAGACCTCGGCGGATACTTCATTGAGCCGACTATATTCAAAGACGTAGCGTGGGACGCACGCATAGCTCAGGAGGAAATCTTCGGACCAGTGCTTGCGATTATCAAAGCCGAAGATTTTGACGACGCACTAAGAATAGCGAACGCAACAGAATACGGTTTGACTGGTTCACTTTATTCAAGGGATAGAAGTAGGATAGAACGAGCAAAAGAAGAATTCCACGTAGGTAACCTTTACTTCAACAGAAAATCGACCGGAGCACTCGTCGGCGTGCACCCATTTGGTGGATTCAACATGTCAGGAACAGACAGTAAAGCGGGCGGAAGGGACTACCTTGGATTGTTCTTACAAGCGAAGGCGATAAGCGAGAGGATTTAG
- a CDS encoding ABC transporter permease: protein MEQRNWKIIKYLVILSVIAGLLFWVRTTVRNEFSRSMRENLLRLSNSISMTDTVAISEKFPDVLIYKYDFDGNEYESGSGLKDLVRELEDFAYGEEHALYEETYISSYSVKYEGKDYNVVFTPVIEDYQVVGIMVQLHSAQDYVKLLRTLDNMFLILFALFAVGFGVATFSIDPVTTYAIIVTFAIVIVFIVYPLYEAVRLTFVRTGTFSFDVWKVILTEKGYLKAFANSVLLGSITATVSTFIGFIFAFLVTRTSIKGKKFISTFATLPVISPPFSLTLSIILLFGSNGLITKQLLKLNWDIYGLDGLVIAQTMGMFPIAYLTMVGVLEAIDSTLEEASMNLGASRWKVFTTVTLSLSLPGLLSSWLLVFTNSIADFANPLMLGGKFNVLSVTAYLEVTGMNRLDRGAALSLLLLLPALTAFYLQRYVVNRKSYVTVTGKPSGRIVEIVSPGTRRVLTVFVYAMIIFLIGLYSTIFMGCFVKNWGVDYTFTTANIIEALQRGRKALTDTTFLAGVAMPIAGVFSMIVAFLFARKKFPGKKLLQGAVLLPFAIPGTLIGISYVIAFNKPPLILVGTAAIIVINYVIRELPVGVEGGIATLKQIDPSIEEAAQNLGANPQTVFSTIILPLIRPAFISSLSYTFVRAMTAVSAVVFLISAKWYHITMQIYNFSENLRFGFASVLSSVLIIIILVVFGLLRLLVRKSEYLEKNIVQQ, encoded by the coding sequence ATGGAACAAAGAAATTGGAAAATAATAAAGTATTTGGTTATTCTTTCAGTAATCGCAGGTTTACTTTTCTGGGTACGGACAACTGTAAGAAATGAGTTCTCCCGCTCGATGCGGGAGAACCTTTTAAGGTTGTCAAACTCCATCTCGATGACAGATACTGTGGCAATTTCTGAAAAATTCCCAGATGTCCTTATTTACAAGTACGATTTTGATGGCAATGAATACGAGTCTGGAAGCGGTTTGAAAGATTTGGTAAGAGAATTAGAAGACTTCGCATATGGGGAAGAACACGCTCTGTACGAAGAAACTTACATTTCATCTTATTCTGTGAAGTACGAAGGAAAGGATTACAACGTAGTCTTCACGCCTGTTATTGAAGATTATCAAGTCGTTGGCATAATGGTCCAGCTACATAGTGCTCAAGACTACGTAAAATTGCTCAGGACTTTAGATAACATGTTCTTGATACTTTTTGCCCTCTTCGCAGTTGGATTTGGCGTCGCGACCTTTTCTATAGACCCTGTAACGACATACGCAATAATAGTAACCTTTGCGATTGTTATAGTCTTTATAGTCTATCCACTCTACGAAGCAGTACGATTGACATTCGTAAGAACAGGCACGTTCAGTTTTGACGTCTGGAAGGTTATACTGACTGAAAAAGGTTATCTGAAAGCCTTTGCGAACAGCGTCCTTCTCGGAAGCATAACAGCTACCGTGTCAACATTTATAGGTTTCATCTTCGCATTCTTAGTGACAAGGACATCTATAAAGGGCAAGAAGTTCATCTCCACGTTTGCAACGTTGCCGGTAATTTCGCCACCATTCTCTTTGACTCTTTCGATAATCCTTCTTTTTGGCTCAAATGGACTTATTACCAAGCAATTGCTGAAACTGAATTGGGACATATACGGTCTCGACGGATTGGTTATTGCACAGACGATGGGTATGTTCCCGATAGCTTATTTGACGATGGTAGGGGTACTTGAAGCGATAGATAGCACATTGGAAGAAGCATCTATGAACCTTGGTGCAAGTAGATGGAAAGTTTTTACGACAGTTACTTTATCTCTTTCTTTACCAGGTCTTCTCAGCTCATGGCTTTTGGTCTTTACAAATTCAATAGCGGATTTTGCCAATCCATTGATGCTCGGTGGAAAGTTCAACGTGCTCTCAGTCACAGCGTACCTTGAAGTTACTGGAATGAATCGTCTTGACAGGGGTGCTGCCCTATCTTTACTCCTGCTGTTGCCAGCACTAACAGCTTTCTATCTCCAAAGGTACGTAGTTAACAGGAAATCGTACGTTACCGTGACAGGTAAGCCAAGTGGAAGGATTGTCGAGATAGTGAGCCCGGGCACTCGGAGAGTCTTAACTGTGTTTGTATACGCTATGATAATCTTTCTCATAGGTCTCTATTCAACGATATTCATGGGTTGTTTTGTGAAAAATTGGGGTGTCGATTATACCTTCACAACGGCGAACATTATAGAAGCATTGCAGAGGGGCAGGAAGGCACTTACAGATACTACATTCCTTGCAGGTGTGGCTATGCCTATCGCCGGCGTCTTCTCGATGATCGTTGCGTTTCTCTTCGCGAGAAAGAAATTCCCGGGTAAGAAGCTTTTACAAGGTGCAGTTTTGTTGCCGTTCGCGATTCCAGGAACGTTGATAGGTATAAGCTATGTCATAGCGTTTAACAAACCACCGCTTATTTTAGTTGGTACGGCCGCGATAATAGTCATCAACTACGTGATAAGAGAATTGCCAGTTGGCGTTGAAGGTGGAATTGCAACGCTCAAGCAGATAGATCCATCGATAGAGGAAGCTGCTCAGAATCTTGGAGCAAATCCGCAGACAGTATTTTCGACGATTATATTGCCTCTGATAAGACCGGCGTTTATATCAAGCTTGTCTTACACATTTGTCAGGGCTATGACCGCAGTCAGTGCTGTTGTCTTCTTGATATCGGCGAAGTGGTACCATATCACGATGCAGATATACAACTTCTCTGAAAATCTCCGTTTCGGGTTTGCAAGTGTGTTATCATCCGTTCTGATAATAATAATCTTAGTTGTCTTTGGCCTTTTGAGATTGCTAGTTAGGAAGAGTGAGTACTTAGAAAAGAATATCGTTCAACAATAA
- a CDS encoding thermonuclease family protein — MKRILSSFPIFIIIVLVLYLSSCAPQQEILKNVEVVDGDTVKVYGQSYRLIGIDTPEIHSGDKPVGEYGTDAKNYLIWFANNFELTYEQKGTDSYGRKLVYLFAVDGDKKYLYEASVTEIGYARPLMYDDTSVPNYTKQIVDAYKRAYENRKGIFSKYDTAPVVTRANITNSYVGKIIWLEMDVSNVRYSNYTYYIESDFALVKIRYEEYKHLFESYNLYGLKGRKVRFYGELWTDTSTSKYMIMLRAPFEIKIVN, encoded by the coding sequence GTGAAAAGAATTCTCAGCAGCTTTCCAATATTCATAATCATTGTATTAGTACTTTACCTCTCTTCCTGCGCACCGCAGCAAGAGATATTAAAGAATGTCGAAGTTGTGGATGGTGACACAGTCAAAGTCTATGGCCAGTCGTACAGACTAATAGGTATTGATACACCGGAGATTCACTCTGGTGATAAACCAGTCGGAGAGTACGGTACTGATGCAAAGAACTACCTAATCTGGTTTGCCAACAATTTTGAACTTACTTATGAGCAAAAAGGTACAGATAGTTATGGGAGAAAGTTAGTTTATCTTTTTGCCGTCGATGGAGATAAGAAGTATCTGTACGAAGCATCCGTCACTGAAATAGGATATGCAAGGCCGTTAATGTATGACGACACATCTGTACCTAATTATACAAAACAGATAGTCGATGCGTACAAAAGAGCGTACGAGAATAGAAAAGGTATATTCTCAAAATACGACACCGCACCGGTTGTAACAAGAGCAAATATTACGAATTCGTATGTGGGAAAGATTATATGGCTTGAGATGGATGTTTCTAACGTGAGATACTCTAATTACACTTACTACATAGAATCCGATTTTGCACTTGTCAAAATCAGATACGAAGAATACAAGCACCTTTTTGAGAGTTACAACCTGTACGGTTTAAAGGGTAGAAAGGTGCGCTTTTATGGAGAACTGTGGACAGATACGAGTACAAGTAAATACATGATCATGCTCCGCGCACCATTCGAAATTAAGATAGTCAATTAA